CTGGGGCAGCCAGATCCGCTCCTACGTACTGGACGACCAGCGCATCAAAGACCTGCGTACCAGCGTCCAGACCAGCAACTGCCAGGCAGTGCTGGATGGCGACCTGGACCAGTTTATTGAGGCAAGCCTGAAGGCTGGTCTGTAACTCAGGCAAGCTTAACGGCTGACGAAGTACCTCAGTCAAATGCGAAGGCGGAGTGCTGGGGATCTGTTTTCAGAACTGTCGCAAACAGGGAAGTTTGCGACAGAGCGTACAGGGATGTATTCACAGCGGTTCTGAAAACAGATCCCCAGTGCTCAGCCGCCACTGCACCGGAACCAAGCTCCAAAGCTGCGACGTCCGAAACACACTTTACAATGACATGTGATAGATCATGAGCAACACACCAACTCAGCAAGACGAAAATAAACTGATCGCCGAGCGCCGCGCCAAACTGAGTGCCATGCGCGAGAAGGGCAATGCCTTTCCGAACAGCTTTCGCCGCGAAAACCTCGCCGCCGACCTGCAAAAAGAGTTTGGTGAAAAGAGCAAGGAAGAGCTGGAGAACGAAGGCAACACCGCCTGCGTCGCCGGCCGAATCCTCGCCAAACGCGGCCCCTTCATGGTCATCCAGGACGTCTCCGACCGCATCCAGCTGTACGCAGACAAAACCGCACAGAAAGATATCAAAGAGCGCTGGGGTACCTGGGACATCGGCGACATCGTCGGCGTGAAAGGCACCCTGCACAAATCCGGCAAAGGCGACCTCTACGTTAACTGCGAAGAGTACAGCCTGCTTACCAAAGCCCTGCGCCCACTGCCGGAAAAATTCCACGGCATCGCCGACCAGGAAATGCGCTACCGCCAGCGCTACGTCGACCTGATTGCCACACCGGAATCCCGCGACGTATTTCGCATCCGCTCCGAAGTCATCAGCTACATTCGCAGCTTCCTGAACGAAAACCACTTCATGGAAGTGGAAACCCCCATGCTGCAGGTCATTCCCGGCGGCGCCACCGCACGCCCGTTTGTCACGCACCACAACGCGCTCGACATCGACATGTACCTGCGTATCGCGCCGGAACTCTACCTCAAGCGCCTCGTAGTCGGCGGCTTCGAGCGCGTGTACGAAATCAACCGCAACTTCCGTAACGAAGGTCTGTCCACCCGCCACAACCCCGAGTTCACCATGCTCGAGTTCTACCAGGCGTACGCGGACTACAACGACCTTATGGATCTCACCGAAAACATGATCCGCGGCATCTGCACCGACGTGCTGGGCAGCACCACCGTGCAGTATCAGGAAAGCAGCTATGATTTCGCCAAGCCGTTCGATCGCATCAGCGTGTTCGACTCCATCCTGAAGTACAACCCGGAACTGAAAGCCGCCGATATCGACAATATCGAGAGCGCGAAAAAAGTGGCGCAAAGCCTCGAAATCCCGCTCAAGGAAATCTGGGGACTGGGCAAAATCCAGATCGAGATCTTCGAGAAAACCGTCGAGCATCGCCTGGATCAGCCGACGTTTATTACCGAATACCCCACCGAAGTGTCGCCGCTGGCCCGTCGCAACGACGACAACCCGTTCGTCACCGACCGCTTCGAATTCTTCGTCGGCGGCCGCGAGATCGCCAACGGCTTCTCCGAGCTGAATGACGCGGAAGACCAGGCCGAGCGCTTCAAGGCACAGGTGGCCGAGAAAGATGCCGGTGATGACGAAGCCATGCACTACGACGCCGACTACATCCGCGCGCTGGAATACGGCCTGCCGCCCACCGCCGGTGAAGGTATCGGTATCGACCGGCTGGTGATGCTGCTGACCAACTCGCCGTCCATTCGCGACGTGCTGCTG
The nucleotide sequence above comes from Microbulbifer salipaludis. Encoded proteins:
- the lysS gene encoding lysine--tRNA ligase; its protein translation is MSNTPTQQDENKLIAERRAKLSAMREKGNAFPNSFRRENLAADLQKEFGEKSKEELENEGNTACVAGRILAKRGPFMVIQDVSDRIQLYADKTAQKDIKERWGTWDIGDIVGVKGTLHKSGKGDLYVNCEEYSLLTKALRPLPEKFHGIADQEMRYRQRYVDLIATPESRDVFRIRSEVISYIRSFLNENHFMEVETPMLQVIPGGATARPFVTHHNALDIDMYLRIAPELYLKRLVVGGFERVYEINRNFRNEGLSTRHNPEFTMLEFYQAYADYNDLMDLTENMIRGICTDVLGSTTVQYQESSYDFAKPFDRISVFDSILKYNPELKAADIDNIESAKKVAQSLEIPLKEIWGLGKIQIEIFEKTVEHRLDQPTFITEYPTEVSPLARRNDDNPFVTDRFEFFVGGREIANGFSELNDAEDQAERFKAQVAEKDAGDDEAMHYDADYIRALEYGLPPTAGEGIGIDRLVMLLTNSPSIRDVLLFPHMRPEATAE